The Candidatus Woesearchaeota archaeon genome contains the following window.
AGAAGGATTATGTTTACAATGTAGTTTGTGAAGACAAATATTGTTGGGCTGTAGCCGAAAATAAGCATCACAGGAATTCTCAGGAGAAATATCAGCTTGTCGCAGTAGCTTTCTTTATAAAAATAAAAAAAGTTTTTAAAATCAAAATTTTTCAAGGTTTCTGAAAGGACTAATGCTGTTGGGTAGTAGATATAATAATGCGGACCGTTGTATTTTGGGTTTTCTGCAATTATCCGGTAGAACAACGGCGCCATAATTAATCCTATGATTATTATTATGAAATAGCCGAAGTTTTTGTTATCTTCAATTATCCTTTTTAAATACTGAATCTTTGCCATTTTCAGGGTTGTTTTATCACTTCCACGAAATATGCCGTTTCTTCTATTACGCTTTCAGCAGAATTTAACACAGAATAATTGAAAGGCAGATTTTCCGGATGGTATTCCATTGCATAATCAATCTTATCCTTGTTTTCCTTATATTCACTGCGGCCTATCACTTTGTAGCAGAATCTCTTTTCAAACTTGCATAGACTTGCCATTCGCTGATAAACCGCGCTGTCCTTTGCAATTTTTTCTTCCATTACATAATCAATTAAATCCGCAAAATAATCTTGAATTAAATTTGCGTCATATGGAATATACACAACTGAATTGAACTTTATGTTTTCAGGTACAAGTTCAACTGCTCCAACAGCATATCTTAAATAATATGTTTTAAATTCACCAGAGAATGAGTTTTTGATTAAAAAACTCATGTTGATTACGCCCAGCAAAATAATTAGAACAGCAGCTGCAGTCCATAAATTTTTCTTAAATATTTTCCTTAAAATATCAGTTCCTAAAAAATAAAACATGTAAAAATAGATGAAATACATCGGAGTAAGCAGCCGCAATTCATACCGATGCCCCTTTATGTTGAAAAAGAAGAGCAGGAAAATTTCTGAACATATGAATAAATATAAGATGAACCTGTTTTTTCCCTTAATCGCATAATATGTTGCAGCAATGTAAACAAGGACTGAAAGCCATGCGGAGCTGAACTTTTTGAAGGCATAATCATTGATTTCTATTCCTCTCTTGATTATAGCATACGCAAAATGAATAATTTTAGGCATCATCCCTTCATAATATATGAGGTCAGGAGAGCCGCTCATTGTGTATCCGCGTGAAAGTTCCATATTTATCAAGCCCGGTGAAAATCCAGTGGCGATAAGTAAGTAAAGGGCTGTTCCTGCTGTGAATATTATTGCAAGCCTTTTCAGGTACTGCCATTTTTTTTCTTTTTTTGTGATTAAGAAATGTATGGCGGACATTGCGAAGAATATTGGGAAAAGTATGTAGCTTGTGTTCTTTGCCATCATCATTAGGAATATTATTATTGCAAGAGTGATGTTGTTTTTTGTGCAGTCATTGTTAAAGAGGCACAGGTATATCAGGAATAGCGCGCACAGCAGGAAGTATGTCAGGTCTATGTAGAAGCTCAGCTGGAGCTCAAGAAAGAAGTAGCTTGCCATTATGAAGAGAATGAAGAATAGCGCTGTTTTTTCCGGCTCTTCTATGTTCAGGATGTTTTCTTCTTTTGTCCTCTCAAATTTCAGCATTGCATTATAGAGAAAAAGGAGAAGGATTATGTTTACAATGTAGTTTGTGAAGACAAATAATGTCGGGCTGTATCCGAAAATCAGCATTACAGGGATTCTTAAAAGGAATATCATCTTGTCGCAGTAGCTTCCCGCATATAAATAAATTAAACTTTTGAAATCAAGGCTCTTGATTGCTTCAGCCATCAGTATTGAAGAGGTGTAATACTCATAATAATGCGGGCCGTTGAATTTTGGGTTTTCAGAAATTATTCTTAGGAAAAACGGGGCTAAAATTATCCCTATTAATGCAATAATAATATAATATGTAAGTTTATTGTTTCCCAATGCATTCTTTATCCTTTCAGTCAATCCCATTTTCTTAAAATAACTCTTTTTTTTACAGCATTTTTACAGCAAGATAATCTTCAAGATAAAAATCAATTTCCTTTCATCTTTTCCTCAAGCTTCTCAAGCATTTCTGAAGTCATCCTTGCAAGGTCATACTCATGCTTCCATCCCCAGTCTTTCCTCGCGCAGGAATCATCAATTCTCCTTGGCCAGGAGTCAGCTATCTTCTGCCTTGAGTCAGGGGCGTATTCGCACCTGAATTCAGGAATGTGCTTTTTTATCTCATCAGAAAGCTCTTTTGCAGAGAAGCTCATTGCAGCAAGATTGTAGGATGTCCTTATCTTTATCTTTGATGAATCTGCCATCATGAGTTGTATTGTCGCTCTTATCGCATCAGCCATGTACATCATGGGAAGAACAGTATCCTCTCTTACAAAGCAGGTGTATTTTTTCCTTTTTAATGCCTCATAGAAAATCTCGACTGCATAGTCAGTTGTCCCCCCTCCGGGAAGGGTTTTGTAGCTTATGAGCCCGGGGTATCTTACACTTCTTATGTCCACATTATATTTTTGGAAGTAGTAGGATGCAAGAAGCTCTCCTGAAACTTTTGTTATCCCGTACATTGTTGAGGGCTCAAGGATTGTCTTCTGGGGAGTGTTATCCCTGGGTGTTGTAGGTCCGAATGCTGCAATTGAGCTCGGCCAGAACACCTTAAGTTTGTAATCGCGTGCAAGGTCAAGCACATTTTTCAAGCCGTTCATATTGACATTCCATGCAAGCTCAG
Protein-coding sequences here:
- a CDS encoding L-threonine 3-dehydrogenase — protein: MEEKEKSKRILITGSAGQIGSELTPELRKIYGNENVIAAVHRKMPDDSFINAGPFEILDVSDKESMKSVIEKYDIGTIYHLVSILSAVGEKEPELAWNVNMNGLKNVLDLARDYKLKVFWPSSIAAFGPTTPRDNTPQKTILEPSTMYGITKVSGELLASYYFQKYNVDIRSVRYPGLISYKTLPGGGTTDYAVEIFYEALKRKKYTCFVREDTVLPMMYMADAIRATIQLMMADSSKIKIRTSYNLAAMSFSAKELSDEIKKHIPEFRCEYAPDSRQKIADSWPRRIDDSCARKDWGWKHEYDLARMTSEMLEKLEEKMKGN